In Sphaerisporangium krabiense, the DNA window TCGGGTCGTGCGCCATGTAGCCGATCGAGTAGATGTGGATCAGCGACCCGACACCGGTGATCAGCAGGGCGAACGAGATCGACAACGGGTCCAGCAGCAGGCCCATGTCCACGTGCAGCGAGCCGGACGGGAGGAACTGGTACAGCTCGACCGCGCGGCGGCGCTCGCCCTCGGCGTACCCGAGGATCTGGAAGAAGGCCAGCACGGCGACCACGAACGACGCCAGTGACATGACGACGCCCAGGAGGTGGCCCCAGCGGTCGGTGCGCCGGCCTCCCAGCAGCAGGATCGCCGCGCCCAGCAGGGGCAGCGCGATCATGAGCCAGGAGGCGCCGATCACTCCGCCCGAGTGCTGGACGATCTTGGCAGCGGTTTCCACGGCGACCTCTTAGTACTTCAGCAGGTTGGCGTCGTCCACCGACGCGGACCTGCGGGTTCGGAAGATCGTCACGATGATCGCCAGACCGACGACGACCTCCGCGGCGGCCACGATCATCACGAAGAACGCGATGATCTGGCCCTGGAGGTTGCCGTGCTGGCGGGCGAAGGTGACGAAAGCCAGGTTGCAGGCGTTGAGCATGAGCTCCACGCACATGAACACCACGATGGCGTTGCGGCGCACCAGCACGCCGACCGCCCCGATGGCGAACAGCAGCGCGGAGAGCACGAGGTAGTGGGTGGTCACTTGCCTTCCTCCTCGGCGGGGGCGCGGCCCTCCGGCTCCTCGGCGACGGCCTGGACGACCTTGGGCTGCTCGGTGCCAGGGCCCTTGGCGACGTTCTTGAGCGCCTGGGCGAGCCGGGGGTTCTCCGGCAGGCGGCCGCGCTCGACGTCGTAGCGGGCGATGTAACGGTTGACCGACAGCTCCGAGACCGACCCGTCGGGCAGCAGCGCCGGCATGTCGATGGCGTTGTGCCGGGCGTAGGTGCCGGGTCCGGGCAGCGGGGTCGGGTGGTCACCGAGGAACCGCGCGCGGGCCAGGTCCTTCTGGGTGGGCTTGGGCGCGGTGCGCTCGCGGTGCGCCAGCACCATCGCGCCGAGCGCGGCGGTGATGAGCAGCGCGGAGGTGACCTCGAACGCGAAGACGTACCGCGTGAAGATCAGCGTCGCCAGGGTGGGGACGTTGCCGCCCTCGGCCTGGACGGCCCCGGACAGGCCCGCGGGCTGGCCGATCACCGCGTTGCCGATGCCCGCCGCCAGCAGGACGGCGAAGCCGAGGCCCGCGACGATGGCCCAGAACCGCTGGCCCTTGATCGTCTCTACCAGTGAGTCGGAGGAGTCGACGCCGACCAGCATGAGCACGAACAGGAAGAGCATCATGACCGCGCCGGTGTAGACGATGATCTGCACCACGGCGAGGAACGGGGCGTCCTGCACGGCGTAGAGAACCGCCAGCGAGAGCATCACCACGCCCAGCATGAGCGCGGAGTACACCGCCTTGCGGCTGAAGACGAGTCCGAACGCCGCGGCCACCGAGACGACCGCCAGCACCCAGAACGTGATGGTCTCACCCATTGCTACGGCCCAACCGGTAGTAGTCCTCTTCGGTGTCGCCGAGCCGCATCGGGTGCGGCGGCACCTCCATGCCGGGGCCGAGCGGCGCGAGCAGCATCTCCTTGGTGTAGATGAGGCTCTCGCGGCTCGCGTCCGCGAGCTCGTACTCGTTGGTCATCGTGAGCGCGCGCGTGGGGCACGCCTCGATGCACAGGCCGCACAGGATGCACCGCAGGTAGTTGATCTGGTACGTCCTGCCGTACCGCTCACCCGGGGAGTACCGCTCCTCCTCGGTGTTGTCGGCGCCCTCCACGTAGATCGCGTCCGCCGGGCACGCCCAGGCGCACAGCTCGCACCCGACGCACTTCTCCAGACCGTCCGGCCAGCGGTTCAGCTGGTGACGCCCGTGGAAGCGCGGCGCGGTCGGCCGCTTCTCCTCGGGGTAGTTCGT includes these proteins:
- the nuoK gene encoding NADH-quinone oxidoreductase subunit NuoK, with the translated sequence MTTHYLVLSALLFAIGAVGVLVRRNAIVVFMCVELMLNACNLAFVTFARQHGNLQGQIIAFFVMIVAAAEVVVGLAIIVTIFRTRRSASVDDANLLKY
- a CDS encoding NADH-quinone oxidoreductase subunit J, whose amino-acid sequence is MGETITFWVLAVVSVAAAFGLVFSRKAVYSALMLGVVMLSLAVLYAVQDAPFLAVVQIIVYTGAVMMLFLFVLMLVGVDSSDSLVETIKGQRFWAIVAGLGFAVLLAAGIGNAVIGQPAGLSGAVQAEGGNVPTLATLIFTRYVFAFEVTSALLITAALGAMVLAHRERTAPKPTQKDLARARFLGDHPTPLPGPGTYARHNAIDMPALLPDGSVSELSVNRYIARYDVERGRLPENPRLAQALKNVAKGPGTEQPKVVQAVAEEPEGRAPAEEEGK
- the nuoI gene encoding NADH-quinone oxidoreductase subunit NuoI, with translation MGLTDFLNPVKGFGVTFHHMFKKPVTTNYPEEKRPTAPRFHGRHQLNRWPDGLEKCVGCELCAWACPADAIYVEGADNTEEERYSPGERYGRTYQINYLRCILCGLCIEACPTRALTMTNEYELADASRESLIYTKEMLLAPLGPGMEVPPHPMRLGDTEEDYYRLGRSNG